TTAAAAGAGTTCACCAGTATTATCATCGAACAAGCCGATCGCTTGCGCTCGCTCGTCGACCGATTGTTGGGGCCGCAAAAACCCGGTAAACAAACCATTTTAAACATCCATTCGGTAATTGAAAAAGTAAAACAGTTAGTCGAGTTTGATTTACCGCCAGGCATTATTATCGAGCGTGATTACGACCCTTCGATCCCTGATTTTGAAATGGAACCCGATTTATTACAGCAAGCACTGTTGAATATCATTAGTAATGCCATTCAAATTCTAAAACAATACGGTACCATAAAAATTATTACCCGAACCGCACATCAAGTGAATATTCAAGGACAGAAATATCGCCTGTGTGCTGAAATTAAGATCATTGATAATGGACCTGGTATCCCTGAACATATCAAAGATACCTTATTCTATCCGATGGTCACCGCCAGAGAAGGTGGCACCGGACTCGGTCTCTCTATTGCCCAAAACCTAGTGAAGCAACATAAAGGTAAAATTGAGTGTAATAGCTGGCCAGGACATACTGAATTTGCCATTTATCTGCCATTAAGAAAATAAAGGATTAAACTATGACAACAGCAACAGTTTGGATTGTCGATGACGATAGTTCTATCCGCTGGGTACTCGATAAAGCACTAAAATCACAAGCGTTTAATACCGTTGCATTTAGTGAACCGCATGCTTTATTAAAAAAATTAGAATTCGAACAGCCCGACATTATCATTTCTGATATTCGCATGCCGGAAATGACCGGGTTAGAATTAATGAGTGAAGTGCATACGACTCACCCAGACTTGCCAATCATCATCATGACGGCCCATTCCGATCTCGATAGTGCCGTCAATGCCTATCAAGCTGGTGCTTTCGAATACCTACCCAAGCCATTTGATATTGATGAAGCCGTATCTTTAGCGACCCGCGCAGTAACCCATGCCAGAGAGCAGTCGAAGAATCGTCGCAAGAATAATAAAGTCGCACCTGTTACCGAGATCATTGGCGAAGCACCTGCCATGCAGGAAGTATTTCGTGCTATTGGGCGTTTATCGCGTTCATCAATCAGTGTATTAATTAATGGTGAATCAGGCACAGGTAAAGAACTCGTCGCCCAAGCATTACACAAACATAGTCCACGAGTGAACAATGAGTTTATCGCCTTAAACATGGCCGCGATCCCCAAGGATTTGATTGAATCAGAACTGTTTGGTCATGAAAAAGGCGCCTTTACCGGTGCTGCAAATGTCCGTAATGGTCGTTTTGAACAAGCCAATGGCGGAACCTTATTCTTAGATGAGATCGGTGATATGCCGATCGATATTCAGACTCGACTGTTGCGGGTATTATCGGATGGTCAGTTTTATCGTGTCGGTGGTCATTCACCAGTGAGTGTCGATGTGCGTATTATCGCCGCCACCCATCAAAACTTAGAACAAAAAGTTGCTGATGGTAGTTTCCGTGAAGATTTATTTCATCGTCTAAACGTGATCCGTATTCATATTCCGTCATTAAACGAACGTCGAGAAGATATCCCTAAATTAGCCAGCCATTTTTTGATTAGAGCGGGTAAAGAGTTAAGCGTCGAAACTAAGATTCTCAGTAAGGAAGCACAAACCTATTTAGCCAATCATCATTGGTCTGGTAACGTCCGTCAACTGGAGAATATTTGTCGCTGGTTAACCGTGATGGCGAGTGGCCAAGAGATATTCATTGCTGATTTGCCGCCTGAAATTACCGAGGAACAGTCCACGGTAATCGGTCGTGCGAGTAGCAATCAAAATGGCGACTGGCGCAGTCAATTGAAAACTTGGACCGCACAGCAGTTAGCCTCAGGACAAAGCGATATTCTCGCCGAAGCCATGCCCGACTTTGAACGTATCATGCTGCAGACCGCCTTAGAATATACTCAAGGGCATAAACAAGATGCAGCGAAATTACTCGGCTGGGGTCGCAACACCCTCACCCGTAAATTAAAAGAACTCGATATTCATTAACGCTAAACTGTAATCTTCTAACGGGCATAACGTCAATATCGCGAGCAGTTAACTTACTTCAGTTTAGTCTGTTAATTGCTATTCTAGCTCATGTAATGAGTCATGCTTTTCAATAATATAATCATGTAGTATTAACGTAAGTTCATCGTTAATATTAAATTTCAGCGCTAATCCTTTGACATTATTTTTCTCACTTTCAATCCGTACCACAATAGCATCAACTAAGTGAAAACCACGCTGCGGGATCTTTAAATAAAAACGCATGTTAGCCCCCTCTTTTAGATTAAAACCAGATGACAAAAATTGCTGTTCACTGCATAGCATGAATAACCCAGAGGTTGAAATATTACTGACAACGCCCAATAACACGTCACCCTTATGATCGAATATTTTCAATCCTTTCGGATCAGCGAAACGCCAATAGCGCCCACCACCACCTTTATGATCAATAATATCTGGCGGACCGAGTTCCTTTAGCTCATCACTTATCAAATAAAGCGGAAAACGAAATTCTTCCTGCTGACGTTGAGCAACCAACACAATATCAGCCGATTGCGCTAACACATTCAGCAGTTGTTTTGATATATCAGATATAACAATATCATTGCAACCATGCTCAATTTGACTATCTATTACTTCCTGTAATAAATTAAGTTCGTCTTGAGTTAATACATCGCTAACTTTTTTTGGCATGAAGTAACCGTCCCTGATTATGCATCCCCATCTCCTTTATACGCCATAAAAAATTCATTCATAATTAGTACTAAGTTTACATCTAATTATACTAATCTTAGTAAACCAGATCAGATTTAGCCTTGCAAATATAAAACCAATAAGCTTGACGTGAATACATAAAATTGAGAATTAACAAATCACGATATCTATAACAGCATAAGTAGGTTAGGCATGGAAGCAAATATAGACGATGTAAATCAAGGGTTCGAGGTCATCGACACGATAGAAGTGAAAGGTGAGTTTATCATGGAGCAACGTCACCGCCATGAGCGGCGGCAACGTCTATTAAAACATAATCCCCGTTACGAACGCCGAGTCAGTAAACGACGTGACGCCCGCAGCAACAAGATTGATATTACCATCTAGTGATGATGGTGATGTGGTTTCGCATTTCTAAAGCTATGCGGTAATAATTCCAGCATAAAGCTACGAGCACCACGACGTAAAATACTTATCGAAAATAACACGGTCACAATGGCTAAGCTAACATAACGCCACCAGTCATCCTGCCAATGTGGTGCCAGCGTCAGCCAAGGTTTCGGTAATTCAGGTACCCAATACATAATACCAAGACCCAATAACAAGGCCACGGTAACAATAGCCATCACCACAGCGACAGCGATCTGCTTACCTTGGTTATCTTTAATAAAGCGATATAAATCTAGGTTAAGCGTCGGTCCAACCAGACTGAAAGCGACTACAGCACCCGGTGATACACCGGCCACCAACATAATCGCTAATACTGGGGTAATACCCGTGGCACAGAAATGAAAGGGCAACGCAATAATAATAGCTAGCACTACCTGTAACCAAGGTTCTTGCTGTAAGAACTGCCAACCAATCGTCGGGGTAAATGTTGCTGCCGCAATTAAGCCAAATAAAACCCAAGGCGCGGTATGATCAATTAAATGGGCAAAGCCATGTTCAAAAGCATGTTTCAAACGCGATGTTGATTGTTTTAACTGTTCTGGTGTCGCACACGTTTCAGTATTTAAATCATGTTTCTTAAACAATAAACCGATCAATAAACCCAGCGTTACCGCTAAAACAATCGCCATTACTAAGCGAATACCGACCCATTCAACCCCTAATAACGGCAGCGAAATAAGTAATGCATCAAAGCCCAGCACTGGCGAGGCCACGAGAAAAGAGACCGCGAGTGCAGAACCACAGCCCGCTTTAATTAATTGCTTATACATGCCCGAAGCATCTGGAATACAGATCGGTAATGGTAAACCAATCAGTGTACCTTTTAATGCCCCTGCCACTGAACCGGTACTGCGTAATTGACCGACCATATTAAAGGCTGGTTTCACAAAGTTAATCAACCAGGTGAGGATATAAGCGAATAATAACGCTGGTGCTGCATGTAACGACAAACTAACAAAGCGTAGTAAGGTTTCCGCAGTTTCACTGCTATGTCCTGCAAGGTCATCATGTCCTGCATGGTCATCATGTACTGCGTGGTCATCATGTACTGCGTGGTCATCATGTACTGCGTGGTCATCATGTACTGCGTGGTCATCATGTCCTGCGTGGTCCTCATGCCCTGCGTGGTCATCATGTCCTGCGTGGTCATCATGTCCTGCATGGTCATCATGCCCTACGTGGTCATCATGTCCTGCGTGGTCATCATGCCCTACGTGGTCATCATGTCCTGCGTGGTCATCATGTCCGGCATGGTCATCATGTCCGGCATGTCCTACGTGATCAGCGTGTAGCTCAGATGAAGTTACGCTCTGTGATACAGACGTTGCTTCGGTATCGTGATTATGCGGCGCATAACCTAACCAATGCGGCAGTAATACCGCAAGCAAACAGATAGCGCCAATTAAGCTACCGGTGCCGGCAGCAAATTTATCTCGTTGCGTTTCTTTACCGTGTTCTTGTTTGTACGGCTGATGAAAAACCACATGTAAAATAGAGCCCATCACTAACGCTTGGAACCAGATCAACCAATTACCGCTATCGTGTGCGATCAGTTCGCCGCCCAGCCAAGTACCAGCAACAGTAGCCAATGACATTGCGGTTAATACCGCTAACGGTAAGGCTCGACCATAATGCGGACGCAACAACCACCATACGGTTAGACCAACAGGAAAGCGATGTAGTACCACACCAATTGCTAATAAATAAGCTGTCTGATCATCTTCAATCGCCAGTGCACCGCCATCGGTAAGCGCGTGTAAGACTAAACCTAACACGCCTAATATTAAGGTGACCGAATGGGTTTGCTTAGCGATTTTATGGAATACTTTCTCGACCATACCAGGGCCAAATAAGCCAACCAGCATCAATCCAAGCACAGCAATGCCGCCACTTTCAAGTAATTCAGGCAAGATATGGAATAGCACCAAACCGCCAATAGACACAAAAATAAAGCTGTCGAAGAAAGCAAAGCGATCAGATTTAGAGCCGACAAATTTACATAAATAAGGGCCAAGGAAGAGCGTTGCAATGCTTAGAAATAACAGTAAAGACATGGTATGAACACGAGGTCAGTAAAACAGGTGTTATATTATAACATAACGGATATGGCGGATGCCAGTTAGAATTGTTATATTATAACAACTCTAACTAACATACATAAAACGAGGGTAAGCCGTAGAGGGGTATTATTTTACGACTTTAATATTATGTTTTTCTAATAAGTGGACATATTCTAACGACGCATCTTCGTCAGTGATGACCATATCAACCTGCTCAAATTGATATAATGGCGTATTGTGAACTTGACCAAATTTAGAAGAATCTGTGATGACAATATTTTGTGCACCTTTTTCTAAAATAGCCACACCAACATCAGCACGCATCATATTTCGACTGGTAAAGCCGGTATTCGGATGCAAGCCATCAATGCCTAAGAATGCTTTGGTAAAGTGAGTATGCTTGATGCAAAGACGTGTCAACGTACCGACCATACTTTCACTTTCGTGTTGATAAAGACCACCTAACACGATGATTTTCACATCGGTTTCTTTCATTAAATGGGCAATATAACTACTCGGCGTAATGATAGTAACATCACTACGGTTACCTAATTCTTTAGCCAGTAATGCATTGGCGCTACCGCCTTCGATCATGACAGTTTCGCCATGCTCAACCAAGCTTGCTGCACACATAGCCATCTTGCGTTTGTGCTCATAATTTACAGTAATACGATGAGACACGTTATCGGTATTATGTGGAGTAGCACCACCATGAACACGACGGATGAAGCCTTCTTTTTCTAACTTGTTCAGATCATGACGGATCGTGACCTCTGAAACACCCAACTTCACTGACATTTCACCGACAGAAGCGCGTCCCTTTTCATTTACAAGATTAATAATATCAGTATGTCGTTGCTGCATGATTTCTCATATCCCACACAATTAAGGTTACCTATAAAATAGATAGTACCACTTTCATCTGAAAGTCATAAGTACTAATTAAAACTACAAATTGAAAAACGCAGATACATAGCATAACTGAGAGCTGCATCGCTAATGATAAGTATAACTTACTGTACCGACCACGATTTACCGTGCCACGTTTGAATGATATGAGAAATTTCATACCAGTCGTGCGCACAAGTGACTTTATCGCGAAACACCTTGTTATGCGGTTGTTTTATCATAATGCAGTGCTCAATACCGGCATTTTTCGCATCGACTAGATTGTCATACTTATCATCAACAAAAGCATGAATTTCATGTGTTTGTTGAATTTTATTTAAATAAGTCGCTTTTGACTCACCAAATTCAACAAAGAAAATATCTTGAAAAATATTACCAAAACAATGATACATATTGGCGCGACGTAGCGCTTCGACTTGTGCATCACGACTACACGCGGTAATACAGAAGATTTCATAACCTTCTTGCGCTAATTTAGTTAGAATTCGAGATGCGCCTGGCAATGCGTCCAACGCACCAAATTGCCAGCTAGATGCAAACTCTTTTAATATTGTAACATCCTGGCCTTCTTTAATACCCAACCATTCACAGAGATCCCAAGCCAGTGGCTTGCCAATCACTTTCTTATCATATTGATGATTTACAAATTCGCGTAATCGAGAACCAAAATCTAATACCGTATCATCAATATCAATGACTATCGCTTTCATAGACGTACTTCCATTTTTGTGATCATTTCAGCCATTAATCTTTATATAAAATAAGACTATGTGAATCGAGCAACAATATTACATAGATACTAAGTTATGTATATTAATCATCTATTACAGGCATTAAAAAGGCACCCTCGGGTGCCTTAATATCAACTCATGTCTATCGACTAGCTTAGATCACGCGTGAAAACTGTTGCTGACGTGCACGTTGACGTAAATACACATCGAAACACATGCAAATATTACGGATCAACAATTTACCTTTCGGTGCGACTTGCAGCATATTACCTTCAATAATAACCAGTTCGTCATTAACGAACGTTTGCAATAAAGTCATATCTTCAGCAAAGTAACGGGCAAAATCAAGCTCAAATGTAGCCGCAATCTTGTCCATATCCAGTTCAAAATTACACATCAATTGCTTGATCACAGCGCGACGAATTGAATCATCGTCATTCAAACCGACACCACGCCATTGCGCATGACCCAGTTCTTCAACTTGCTGGTAATAGGTTTTTAATTCTTTTTGGTTTTGCGAATAGGCATTACCAATTTGACTGATTGAAGAAACACCTAGACCTAATAAATCGCTTTCACCTTGGGTTGTGTAACCCTGGAAGTTACGATGCAGTATGCCTTCGCGCTGAGCAATGGCTAATTCATCATCCGGTTTAGCAAAGTGGTCCATGCCAATAAACTGGTAACCGTTGGCAGTTAAAAATGAAATCGCGTCTTCCAAAATCGCTAAACGATCGGAAGCTGACGGCATATCTTCTTCTTTCATTTTACGCTGACCAGCAAACAAACTCGGTATGTGCGCATAGTTAAATACGGTTAAACGAGCCGGGTCTAAATCAAGTACCCGTTCTAAAGTCTTATGGAAAGTTTCTTTAGTTTGGTGTGGCAAGCCATAAATTAAATCAATATTAGTCGATTTAAAACCAAGTTCATGTGCACGTTTAATAATGGCAAAAATGAAATCTTCATCTTGTTCACGATTAACCGCTACTTGTACTTTTTTATCAAAATCTTGCACACCAAGGCTTAAACGGTTAAAACCAACCTTAGACAATAGATCGATCGTACTCAGTTCAATTTCACGCGGGTCAACTTCAATCGAAATTTCAGCATCGTCATCAAAATTAAAACTGTTTTTTAACACATCAATCAAACGTTGAATTTGTGGTTGTGTTAAGAAAGTTGGCGTACCACCACCCCAATGTAATTGCGATACATTACGGTTTTTG
The Moritella sp. Urea-trap-13 DNA segment above includes these coding regions:
- the glnL gene encoding nitrogen regulation protein NR(II): MIMIPETQQSLLNNLVSSVFVLDNDLHIKYLNPAGEQLLGSSASRVRDMKITDIIEHTTLDLSLLASTIKTGQGFTDNEVSLVIDDRQLLVEISATLTNFGADACILIEARQIDLQKKISQELYQHVQQQAAQELVRGLAHEIKNPLGGLRGAAQLLEKELPTAELKEFTSIIIEQADRLRSLVDRLLGPQKPGKQTILNIHSVIEKVKQLVEFDLPPGIIIERDYDPSIPDFEMEPDLLQQALLNIISNAIQILKQYGTIKIITRTAHQVNIQGQKYRLCAEIKIIDNGPGIPEHIKDTLFYPMVTAREGGTGLGLSIAQNLVKQHKGKIECNSWPGHTEFAIYLPLRK
- the hemN gene encoding oxygen-independent coproporphyrinogen III oxidase, translated to MLNQKLVWDQAMIEKYNYSGPRYTSYPTALEFDESFGYQDFRFACEETPDKPLSLYVHIPFCHKLCYYCGCNKVITRHLHKADKYLDVLEAEIKLQAPFFKNRNVSQLHWGGGTPTFLTQPQIQRLIDVLKNSFNFDDDAEISIEVDPREIELSTIDLLSKVGFNRLSLGVQDFDKKVQVAVNREQDEDFIFAIIKRAHELGFKSTNIDLIYGLPHQTKETFHKTLERVLDLDPARLTVFNYAHIPSLFAGQRKMKEEDMPSASDRLAILEDAISFLTANGYQFIGMDHFAKPDDELAIAQREGILHRNFQGYTTQGESDLLGLGVSSISQIGNAYSQNQKELKTYYQQVEELGHAQWRGVGLNDDDSIRRAVIKQLMCNFELDMDKIAATFELDFARYFAEDMTLLQTFVNDELVIIEGNMLQVAPKGKLLIRNICMCFDVYLRQRARQQQFSRVI
- the glnG gene encoding nitrogen regulation protein NR(I); translated protein: MTTATVWIVDDDSSIRWVLDKALKSQAFNTVAFSEPHALLKKLEFEQPDIIISDIRMPEMTGLELMSEVHTTHPDLPIIIMTAHSDLDSAVNAYQAGAFEYLPKPFDIDEAVSLATRAVTHAREQSKNRRKNNKVAPVTEIIGEAPAMQEVFRAIGRLSRSSISVLINGESGTGKELVAQALHKHSPRVNNEFIALNMAAIPKDLIESELFGHEKGAFTGAANVRNGRFEQANGGTLFLDEIGDMPIDIQTRLLRVLSDGQFYRVGGHSPVSVDVRIIAATHQNLEQKVADGSFREDLFHRLNVIRIHIPSLNERREDIPKLASHFLIRAGKELSVETKILSKEAQTYLANHHWSGNVRQLENICRWLTVMASGQEIFIADLPPEITEEQSTVIGRASSNQNGDWRSQLKTWTAQQLASGQSDILAEAMPDFERIMLQTALEYTQGHKQDAAKLLGWGRNTLTRKLKELDIH
- a CDS encoding HAD family hydrolase gives rise to the protein MKAIVIDIDDTVLDFGSRLREFVNHQYDKKVIGKPLAWDLCEWLGIKEGQDVTILKEFASSWQFGALDALPGASRILTKLAQEGYEIFCITACSRDAQVEALRRANMYHCFGNIFQDIFFVEFGESKATYLNKIQQTHEIHAFVDDKYDNLVDAKNAGIEHCIMIKQPHNKVFRDKVTCAHDWYEISHIIQTWHGKSWSVQ
- a CDS encoding PilZ domain-containing protein yields the protein MPKKVSDVLTQDELNLLQEVIDSQIEHGCNDIVISDISKQLLNVLAQSADIVLVAQRQQEEFRFPLYLISDELKELGPPDIIDHKGGGGRYWRFADPKGLKIFDHKGDVLLGVVSNISTSGLFMLCSEQQFLSSGFNLKEGANMRFYLKIPQRGFHLVDAIVVRIESEKNNVKGLALKFNINDELTLILHDYIIEKHDSLHELE
- a CDS encoding permease, producing the protein MSLLLFLSIATLFLGPYLCKFVGSKSDRFAFFDSFIFVSIGGLVLFHILPELLESGGIAVLGLMLVGLFGPGMVEKVFHKIAKQTHSVTLILGVLGLVLHALTDGGALAIEDDQTAYLLAIGVVLHRFPVGLTVWWLLRPHYGRALPLAVLTAMSLATVAGTWLGGELIAHDSGNWLIWFQALVMGSILHVVFHQPYKQEHGKETQRDKFAAGTGSLIGAICLLAVLLPHWLGYAPHNHDTEATSVSQSVTSSELHADHVGHAGHDDHAGHDDHAGHDDHVGHDDHAGHDDHVGHDDHAGHDDHAGHDDHAGHEDHAGHDDHAVHDDHAVHDDHAVHDDHAVHDDHAGHDDLAGHSSETAETLLRFVSLSLHAAPALLFAYILTWLINFVKPAFNMVGQLRSTGSVAGALKGTLIGLPLPICIPDASGMYKQLIKAGCGSALAVSFLVASPVLGFDALLISLPLLGVEWVGIRLVMAIVLAVTLGLLIGLLFKKHDLNTETCATPEQLKQSTSRLKHAFEHGFAHLIDHTAPWVLFGLIAAATFTPTIGWQFLQQEPWLQVVLAIIIALPFHFCATGITPVLAIMLVAGVSPGAVVAFSLVGPTLNLDLYRFIKDNQGKQIAVAVVMAIVTVALLLGLGIMYWVPELPKPWLTLAPHWQDDWWRYVSLAIVTVLFSISILRRGARSFMLELLPHSFRNAKPHHHHH
- a CDS encoding DNA-binding transcriptional regulator YciT, whose product is MQQRHTDIINLVNEKGRASVGEMSVKLGVSEVTIRHDLNKLEKEGFIRRVHGGATPHNTDNVSHRITVNYEHKRKMAMCAASLVEHGETVMIEGGSANALLAKELGNRSDVTIITPSSYIAHLMKETDVKIIVLGGLYQHESESMVGTLTRLCIKHTHFTKAFLGIDGLHPNTGFTSRNMMRADVGVAILEKGAQNIVITDSSKFGQVHNTPLYQFEQVDMVITDEDASLEYVHLLEKHNIKVVK